The following are encoded in a window of Halosolutus halophilus genomic DNA:
- a CDS encoding 4a-hydroxytetrahydrobiopterin dehydratase, whose amino-acid sequence MADLLSDDEIADRLPDEWDREGDEIVRTYEFDEYLRGVNFAQMVGEIAEAQFHHPEIVIRYSEVEIRLTSHEEGGITDDDVEMATLIESERTS is encoded by the coding sequence ATGGCCGACCTGCTTTCCGACGACGAGATCGCCGACCGACTCCCCGACGAGTGGGACCGCGAGGGTGACGAGATCGTTCGAACGTACGAGTTCGACGAGTACCTTCGTGGTGTCAACTTCGCCCAGATGGTCGGCGAGATCGCCGAAGCGCAGTTTCACCATCCCGAGATCGTCATCCGGTACTCGGAGGTCGAGATCCGGCTGACCTCCCACGAAGAAGGCGGCATCACGGACGACGACGTCGAGATGGCGACCCTGATCGAGTCCGAGCGCACCTCCTGA
- a CDS encoding HAD family hydrolase, giving the protein MVSDYEFWLLDLDGTLVDVEWSYTREVFDRVGNRLDREFTDRQAEILWHGLTGSRDRQLQEWGIDPDEFWTAFHEEEDPLVRAEQTYLHDDAAFVADLDEPVGLVTHCQEFLCEPVLDNLGIRDWFDARLCCTEETGWKPDPGPVKSVMRDLGVAHNGHRGVLAGDGACDVGAAWNAGLDAIHVERLGHDRRGQCVLGDYRVQSFDDLY; this is encoded by the coding sequence ATGGTCTCCGACTACGAGTTCTGGCTGCTCGATCTCGACGGCACGCTCGTCGACGTCGAGTGGTCGTACACCCGAGAGGTGTTCGATCGGGTCGGGAATCGGCTCGATCGCGAGTTCACCGATCGGCAAGCCGAGATCCTCTGGCACGGACTGACCGGCTCCCGGGATCGCCAGCTTCAGGAGTGGGGAATCGATCCCGACGAGTTCTGGACGGCGTTTCACGAGGAGGAGGATCCGCTCGTCCGTGCCGAACAGACCTATCTCCACGACGACGCCGCGTTCGTCGCCGATCTCGACGAACCGGTGGGCCTGGTCACCCACTGCCAGGAGTTCCTCTGTGAACCCGTACTCGACAACCTCGGCATCCGCGACTGGTTCGACGCTCGCCTCTGCTGTACCGAAGAGACCGGCTGGAAGCCCGATCCCGGCCCCGTCAAGTCGGTCATGCGCGATCTCGGCGTCGCACACAACGGTCATCGAGGCGTGCTGGCCGGTGACGGTGCCTGTGACGTCGGTGCCGCGTGGAACGCCGGTCTCGACGCGATTCACGTCGAACGGCTCGGCCACGATCGGCGCGGCCAGTGTGTGCTCGGGGACTACCGCGTGCAGTCGTTCGACGACCTGTACTGA
- a CDS encoding serine hydrolase domain-containing protein, whose product MSRLAATDRERIAALFDRQLELGLHHGAQLAVYVDGEEVLDLAGGVTGPEGEETTTAQRHVLFSSTKPYAAVTLHGLVDEGDLSYDDRVVDHWPEFADEGTEKAEITVRQVLSHTAGLTQGEIDERPDLWDDWDACVEQIEAMDPVFSPGERPAYHPLTFGWLVGELVRRVTGTPIEDAAAERVFDPLGMDDTGIGLRDDEDDDVATLVAFEEFDRCRDPGEGLGDHTEVAAPFNTEAVHRSVIPAATGLGTASDMARFYACLANGGELDGTRILSTEIVEEMTALEAETDADGTLGRPGRFALGFWKGGTTADPYGSLTPEYVFGHAGLGSSVGWADPEANVGFSYVTNGVREGSYEHVARVRQLADAVRVAIQ is encoded by the coding sequence ATGTCTCGTCTCGCTGCGACCGATCGCGAGCGCATCGCCGCGCTGTTCGACCGTCAACTCGAACTCGGATTGCACCACGGCGCGCAACTGGCCGTCTACGTCGACGGCGAGGAGGTGCTCGACCTCGCGGGCGGGGTCACGGGACCCGAGGGCGAGGAGACGACGACTGCACAGCGACACGTCCTGTTCTCCAGTACGAAACCCTACGCGGCCGTCACGTTGCACGGCCTCGTCGACGAGGGGGACCTCTCGTACGACGACCGCGTCGTCGATCACTGGCCCGAGTTCGCCGACGAGGGAACGGAAAAGGCGGAGATCACGGTCCGGCAGGTGCTCAGTCACACCGCGGGACTCACGCAGGGCGAGATCGACGAGCGCCCCGATCTCTGGGACGACTGGGACGCTTGCGTCGAGCAGATCGAGGCGATGGACCCCGTGTTCTCGCCCGGCGAGCGGCCGGCGTATCACCCGCTCACGTTCGGCTGGCTGGTCGGGGAACTCGTGCGCCGGGTGACCGGGACGCCGATCGAGGACGCCGCCGCCGAGCGCGTGTTCGACCCGCTCGGGATGGACGATACCGGAATCGGCCTCCGGGACGACGAGGACGACGACGTGGCCACGCTCGTCGCCTTCGAGGAGTTCGATCGCTGTCGGGACCCCGGGGAAGGGCTGGGCGACCACACCGAGGTGGCGGCACCGTTCAATACCGAGGCGGTCCACCGGTCGGTCATCCCCGCCGCGACCGGTCTCGGAACCGCAAGCGACATGGCCCGGTTCTACGCCTGCCTCGCCAACGGCGGCGAACTCGACGGGACCCGGATCCTCTCGACGGAGATCGTCGAGGAGATGACGGCACTCGAGGCCGAGACGGACGCGGACGGCACGCTCGGGCGACCGGGTCGGTTCGCGCTCGGGTTCTGGAAGGGGGGCACGACGGCCGATCCCTACGGCTCGCTCACTCCCGAGTACGTGTTCGGCCACGCCGGTCTCGGGAGCAGCGTCGGCTGGGCCGACCCCGAGGCGAACGTGGGCTTCTCGTACGTCACCAACGGCGTTCGCGAGGGATCGTACGAGCACGTCGCCCGCGTTCGACAGCTCGCCGACGCGGTCCGGGTGGCGATCCAGTAG
- a CDS encoding molybdopterin molybdotransferase MoeA → MEGADRERTEAGFKVRTPVDEARRVLRDAVVPDGDDAGPRTGIETVEIERADGRTLAQSITAARNVPHYQRAAMDGYAVRASDTFGASDRSPEVLRIAEPAGGDGEEGGDGHTTADRIAPGTAARVHTGSALPEGADAVVMIEHVAELESMGELEVEDAVAEGENVAPIGEDVEAGQTLYDPGHRLRPSDLGLLRSAGYARVDVAQRPTVGVVPTGEELVADDPDPGEVIETNGLTVSRLAERWGARATYRDVVTDDPESLRVAIQRDLTKDVVVTTGGSSVGERDLIPEVIDDLGEVIVHGVGLKPGHPVCLGVVEETPVLALPGYPVACIVNAVQFLRPTLRWLEGTTPDPHPSVRAELDRKIASEPGTRTFARVQLEKRDAGGHDPDFAAIPTRASGSGVLSSVALADGWVVVDDDREGIPAGETVTVENWEVNP, encoded by the coding sequence ATGGAAGGTGCCGATCGGGAGCGCACGGAAGCCGGGTTCAAGGTACGGACTCCCGTCGACGAGGCGCGACGGGTCCTCAGGGACGCCGTCGTCCCCGACGGTGACGACGCGGGGCCGCGTACGGGGATCGAGACCGTCGAAATCGAGCGCGCCGACGGGCGGACCCTCGCCCAGTCCATCACCGCCGCACGGAACGTGCCCCACTACCAGCGGGCGGCGATGGACGGCTACGCGGTCCGCGCCAGCGACACCTTCGGCGCGAGCGATCGGTCGCCCGAAGTCCTCCGGATCGCAGAGCCCGCTGGCGGAGACGGCGAGGAGGGCGGCGACGGCCACACCACCGCCGATCGGATCGCGCCCGGAACGGCGGCGCGGGTCCACACCGGGAGCGCGCTCCCCGAGGGCGCCGACGCCGTCGTGATGATCGAACACGTCGCGGAACTCGAGTCGATGGGCGAACTCGAAGTCGAGGACGCCGTCGCGGAGGGCGAGAACGTCGCCCCGATCGGGGAAGACGTCGAAGCGGGCCAGACGCTCTACGATCCGGGCCACCGACTCCGCCCGTCGGATCTCGGCTTGCTCCGATCGGCGGGCTACGCGCGGGTCGACGTCGCCCAGCGGCCCACCGTGGGCGTGGTCCCGACGGGCGAGGAACTCGTCGCGGACGATCCCGATCCGGGCGAGGTGATCGAGACGAACGGTCTCACCGTCTCCCGACTGGCCGAGCGCTGGGGCGCGCGGGCGACCTACCGCGACGTGGTCACGGACGACCCCGAATCGCTGCGGGTCGCCATCCAGCGCGACCTGACGAAGGACGTCGTCGTCACGACCGGCGGTTCCTCCGTCGGCGAGCGCGACCTCATCCCGGAGGTGATAGACGACCTCGGGGAGGTGATCGTCCACGGCGTCGGCCTCAAACCGGGCCACCCCGTCTGTCTCGGCGTCGTCGAGGAGACGCCGGTCCTCGCCTTGCCGGGCTATCCCGTCGCCTGTATCGTCAACGCCGTCCAGTTCCTCCGGCCGACCCTGCGCTGGCTCGAGGGAACGACGCCCGATCCCCACCCGAGCGTGCGGGCGGAACTCGATCGCAAGATCGCGAGCGAACCGGGTACCCGGACGTTCGCGCGGGTCCAACTCGAGAAACGTGACGCCGGCGGGCACGACCCCGACTTCGCGGCGATCCCGACGCGAGCCAGCGGCTCCGGCGTCCTCTCGAGCGTCGCGCTGGCCGACGGCTGGGTCGTCGTCGACGACGATCGGGAAGGGATCCCGGCCGGCGAGACGGTCACCGTCGAGAACTGGGAAGTAAATCCGTAG
- a CDS encoding molybdopterin biosynthesis protein, producing the protein MDRKEFRDLATPEEAREAIASLSLEGGVERVSLADARGRVLVARLDAELDVPGFDRASLDGYALRAKDTFGADEADPARLTLTGTVHAGEKPAIEVGEGDAVEISTGAVMPAGADAMVPVERTDTEGDEVLIRTSVAPGDNVMFAGADVAAGERALGPGTRITPRDVGLLSALGIDEVPVRARPRVGIVSTGDELVRPGEAVDSDRGEIYDVNSYTIAAGVEDAGGEAVLYPHAGDDQDEMERVLREAAAECDLVLSSGSTSASAVDVIYRVIEERGELLLHGVAVKPGKPMLVGRLNASEDRSSSGGSAYVGLPGYPVSAMMVFRTFVAPAIREAAGLPEPDAATVEGRMARQERYGEGRLRLMPVGTVTDGDGETLVYPVDKGSGATTSLAEADGVVAVDPGTDYLDEGESVTVQLFSPDVRPPTLLGVGEDDPTLNRLLDDLENPRYLSVGSRPGLRRLREGVPDVAVVAGPIDREIEAASLGGWDREWGLVVRPGNPDEIEGLADLVDRELRFVNRTTDSGLRASLGGAIADLADERDATRHDLVEAIDGFDLGLRAHESPARKVIAGDADAGLGLRTTADRLDLGFVPIDDQPVRVLANPDRREKAGVRNLARALESADYQQ; encoded by the coding sequence ATGGACCGCAAGGAGTTTCGCGACCTCGCGACCCCCGAGGAGGCACGCGAGGCGATCGCCTCCCTCTCGCTCGAGGGTGGCGTCGAACGCGTTTCGCTCGCTGACGCCCGCGGACGGGTGCTCGTCGCCCGCCTCGACGCCGAACTCGACGTGCCCGGCTTCGATCGGGCGAGTCTGGACGGGTACGCCCTCCGGGCGAAGGACACGTTCGGGGCCGACGAAGCGGACCCGGCACGGTTGACACTCACGGGGACGGTACACGCCGGCGAGAAACCCGCGATCGAGGTCGGCGAGGGCGACGCCGTCGAGATTTCGACGGGCGCGGTGATGCCAGCCGGTGCCGACGCGATGGTACCGGTCGAACGAACCGATACGGAGGGCGACGAGGTTCTTATCCGCACCTCCGTCGCCCCCGGCGACAACGTCATGTTCGCCGGGGCGGACGTCGCCGCGGGGGAGCGCGCGCTCGGCCCCGGGACGCGGATCACGCCCCGAGACGTCGGCCTGCTCTCCGCGCTGGGGATCGACGAGGTCCCGGTCAGGGCCAGGCCGCGGGTCGGCATCGTCTCGACGGGCGACGAACTCGTCCGGCCCGGCGAGGCCGTCGACAGCGATCGCGGCGAGATCTACGACGTCAACAGCTACACGATCGCCGCGGGGGTCGAGGACGCCGGCGGCGAAGCCGTGCTGTATCCCCACGCGGGTGACGATCAGGACGAGATGGAGCGCGTGCTCCGCGAGGCCGCCGCGGAGTGCGACCTCGTGCTCTCCTCGGGGTCGACCAGCGCGAGCGCGGTCGACGTCATCTACCGGGTCATCGAGGAGCGAGGGGAGTTGCTGCTCCACGGCGTCGCGGTCAAGCCGGGAAAACCGATGCTCGTCGGCCGACTGAACGCCTCCGAGGACCGCTCGTCTTCCGGTGGCTCCGCGTACGTCGGACTCCCGGGTTACCCCGTCTCCGCGATGATGGTCTTCCGGACGTTCGTCGCCCCCGCGATCCGCGAGGCTGCCGGGCTTCCGGAACCCGACGCGGCGACCGTCGAGGGCCGGATGGCCAGACAGGAGCGCTACGGCGAGGGACGGCTTCGGCTGATGCCGGTGGGAACGGTCACTGACGGCGACGGCGAAACGCTCGTCTACCCCGTCGACAAGGGCAGCGGCGCGACGACAAGTCTCGCCGAAGCGGACGGCGTCGTCGCGGTCGATCCCGGAACCGACTACCTCGACGAAGGTGAGTCCGTCACCGTCCAGCTATTCTCCCCGGACGTTCGCCCGCCGACGCTGCTGGGCGTCGGCGAGGACGATCCGACCCTCAACCGACTGCTCGACGATCTCGAGAACCCACGCTATCTCTCGGTTGGCTCTCGGCCCGGTCTGCGACGGCTCCGGGAGGGCGTCCCCGACGTCGCCGTCGTCGCCGGCCCGATCGATCGCGAGATCGAGGCGGCGTCGCTCGGGGGCTGGGACCGCGAGTGGGGACTCGTCGTCCGACCGGGGAACCCCGACGAGATCGAAGGGCTGGCCGACCTGGTCGACCGGGAACTGCGGTTCGTCAATCGCACGACCGACTCCGGCCTGCGTGCGAGCCTCGGGGGGGCGATCGCCGACCTCGCGGACGAGCGTGACGCAACTCGCCACGACCTCGTCGAGGCGATCGACGGCTTCGACCTCGGACTTCGGGCCCACGAGAGTCCCGCCCGGAAGGTCATCGCCGGCGACGCCGACGCCGGTCTCGGACTCCGCACGACCGCGGATCGACTCGACCTCGGGTTCGTCCCGATCGACGACCAGCCGGTGCGCGTCCTCGCGAATCCGGACCGACGCGAGAAAGCGGGCGTCCGGAACCTCGCTCGTGCGCTGGAATCGGCCGACTATCAGCAGTAG
- a CDS encoding E3 ubiquitin ligase family protein codes for MAVPSIGPLTLVALLIVAAGALLALVYGVRELRLASRVLRSRPDAVLDAPNGGSIQLRGTARPERGRLRSPFTDTACLAYEYVVEEARDSKHGRSWTTIASGDRYVPFRLADGSGSVLIEPPGADFRLEEHARIAVDGGSRPPAPIREFIDRTEEVDSQNRRLDLRLFELRTGTDRRFRERVLEPGEEIHVLGTARYDTTASRRSGEVNAAVGIDERVLADSRWVRLRHRLFGYPFVVSDSTERRLGFRAGLRGGGTVVAAIAASGLAIAWLL; via the coding sequence ATGGCCGTGCCGTCGATCGGTCCCCTCACACTCGTCGCGCTCCTGATCGTGGCCGCGGGCGCCCTCCTCGCGCTCGTCTACGGGGTCCGCGAACTCAGGCTCGCATCCCGCGTGCTCCGATCGCGCCCGGACGCGGTGCTCGACGCGCCGAACGGCGGTTCGATTCAGCTCCGGGGAACCGCCAGACCGGAACGCGGCCGCCTCCGATCGCCGTTCACTGACACCGCGTGTCTCGCATACGAGTACGTCGTCGAGGAGGCCCGGGATTCGAAGCACGGGCGGTCGTGGACGACGATCGCGTCCGGCGACCGGTACGTCCCGTTTCGACTCGCCGACGGGTCGGGAAGCGTGCTGATCGAGCCGCCGGGTGCCGACTTCCGGCTGGAGGAACACGCCCGAATCGCCGTCGACGGCGGTTCCCGCCCGCCGGCCCCGATCCGGGAGTTCATCGACCGGACCGAGGAGGTCGACAGCCAGAACCGGCGGCTGGACCTGCGGCTGTTCGAACTTCGCACGGGGACCGATCGACGCTTCCGGGAGCGCGTCCTCGAACCCGGCGAAGAGATCCACGTGCTCGGCACCGCGCGGTACGATACGACCGCCTCCCGGCGTTCGGGCGAGGTGAACGCCGCCGTCGGGATCGACGAACGGGTGCTGGCCGACAGTCGCTGGGTCCGATTGCGCCACCGACTGTTCGGGTATCCGTTCGTCGTCTCCGACAGCACCGAACGACGGCTCGGGTTCCGTGCCGGACTCCGGGGGGGCGGGACCGTGGTGGCCGCGATCGCCGCGAGCGGCCTCGCGATCGCGTGGCTCCTCTAG
- a CDS encoding Hsp20/alpha crystallin family protein, producing the protein MSALRDALRDLSEDVFFDLLESEDAYLLVLDVPGVSTDSLDLSIEEGHISIEARREKDPDDDYHYLEENRSLFLDVELPLPTDATDSGSEATVERGVLELRLPKRTEVDETTIDVVDGDV; encoded by the coding sequence ATGTCAGCGCTCCGCGACGCGTTGCGGGACCTCTCCGAAGACGTCTTTTTCGACCTCCTCGAAAGCGAGGACGCCTACCTGCTGGTGCTCGACGTACCCGGCGTCTCCACCGACTCGCTCGACCTGTCGATCGAGGAGGGTCACATCTCGATCGAGGCACGCCGGGAGAAAGATCCCGACGACGACTACCACTACCTCGAGGAGAATCGGTCGCTCTTTCTCGACGTCGAATTGCCCCTTCCGACCGACGCGACCGATTCCGGGTCGGAAGCGACGGTCGAACGCGGGGTCCTGGAACTGCGACTTCCGAAGCGAACGGAGGTCGACGAAACGACGATCGATGTCGTCGACGGTGACGTCTAA
- the lwrS gene encoding LWR-salt protein, which produces MHGQYVFRVTLRFASPRDGVTVDSATDETTVTVAREAPEPGREGWLFFRDTLWRGEIGDDAYGRELAAEWLGLPRDRIESVSFRELQVDEAYFEALKTEIAADLDAFNAENVSEVLSKYLGSSIRVTDGE; this is translated from the coding sequence ATGCACGGACAGTACGTCTTCCGCGTCACGCTCCGATTCGCGTCACCGCGAGACGGGGTCACCGTCGATTCGGCAACTGACGAGACGACGGTCACGGTCGCGCGCGAGGCTCCGGAACCGGGTCGCGAGGGGTGGCTGTTCTTCCGGGACACGCTCTGGCGCGGCGAGATCGGCGACGACGCGTACGGCCGCGAACTCGCCGCGGAGTGGCTCGGGCTGCCCCGCGATCGGATCGAATCGGTCTCGTTTCGCGAACTGCAGGTCGACGAGGCGTACTTCGAGGCGCTGAAAACCGAGATCGCGGCCGATCTCGACGCGTTCAACGCCGAGAACGTCTCCGAGGTCCTCTCGAAGTACCTCGGTTCGAGTATCAGGGTCACGGACGGCGAGTGA
- a CDS encoding helix-turn-helix domain-containing protein — translation MSTIAEFRLPAPDTSLAVVFDRVPEATVELESAVSRTHPCLWVSGVDHTAAAAAFEADPSIEAYELLVEADNRLLYDVTFTNETMSLCDQLLADGGSLLEAWGTDGWWQVRVRYHDREALCAVHDRLVERGVTVDLRRVTDVSNAVSRETQLTPQQREALEAALERGYFEIPRDISMEELASELGISHQALSERLRRAYETLVDEELQPATNPP, via the coding sequence ATGTCGACTATAGCCGAGTTCCGGCTTCCGGCGCCGGATACGTCCCTCGCGGTCGTTTTCGACCGCGTTCCCGAAGCGACGGTCGAACTCGAATCGGCCGTCTCCCGGACGCACCCCTGTCTCTGGGTATCCGGTGTCGACCACACCGCGGCTGCAGCAGCGTTCGAGGCGGATCCGTCGATCGAGGCGTACGAACTGCTCGTCGAAGCGGACAACCGACTACTGTACGACGTCACGTTTACGAACGAGACGATGAGTCTGTGCGACCAGTTGCTCGCCGACGGCGGCTCGTTGCTCGAGGCGTGGGGCACCGACGGCTGGTGGCAGGTCAGGGTCCGGTACCACGATCGAGAGGCCCTCTGTGCCGTCCACGATCGGCTCGTCGAGCGCGGCGTCACCGTCGATCTCCGGCGGGTAACCGACGTCTCGAACGCGGTCAGCAGGGAGACGCAGCTGACCCCCCAGCAGCGGGAGGCGCTGGAGGCCGCACTCGAGCGGGGGTACTTCGAGATTCCGCGGGACATCTCGATGGAGGAACTCGCGTCCGAACTCGGAATCTCCCACCAGGCACTCTCGGAACGGCTGCGACGGGCTTACGAGACGCTGGTCGACGAAGAACTACAGCCCGCGACGAATCCGCCGTAA